The proteins below are encoded in one region of Saccopteryx leptura isolate mSacLep1 chromosome 1, mSacLep1_pri_phased_curated, whole genome shotgun sequence:
- the LHX9 gene encoding LIM/homeobox protein Lhx9 isoform X3, whose product MLNGTTLEAAMLFHGISGGHIQGIMEEMERRSKTEARLAKGAQLNGRDAGMPPLSPEKPALCAGCGGKISDRYYLLAVDKQWHLRCLKCCECKLALESELTCFAKDGSIYCKEDYYRRFSVQRCARCHLGISASEMVMRARDSVYHLSCFTCSTCNKTLTTGDHFGMKDSLVYCRTHFETLLQGEYPAPLNYTELAAKGGGLALPYFNGTGTVQKGRPRKRKSPALGVDIINYNSGCNENEADHLDRDQQPYPPSQKTKRMRTSFKHHQLRTMKSYFAINHNPDAKDLKQLAQKTGLTKRVLQVWFQNARAKFRRNLLRQENGGVDKADGPSLPAPPSADSGARTPPGTATTLTDLTNPTITVVTSVTSNMDSHESGSPSHTTLTNLF is encoded by the exons CCATGCTCTTCCACGGGATCTCCGGAGGCCACATACAAGGCATCATGGAGGAGATGGAGCGCAGGTCCAAGACCGAGGCCCGCCTGGCCAAGGGCGCGCAGCTCAACGGCCGCGACGCG GGCATGCCTCCGCTGAGCCCTGAGAAGCCCGCCCTGTGCGCCGGCTGCGGGGGCAAGATCTCAGACAGGTACTACCTGCTGGCGGTGGACAAGCAGTGGCACCTGAGGTGCCTCAAGTGCTGCGAATGTAAACTGGCCCTGGAGTCCGAGCTCACCTGCTTCGCTAAGGACGGCAGCATTTACTGCAAGGAGGATTACTACAG AAGGTTCTCTGTGCAGAGATGTGCCCGCTGCCACCTTGGCATCTCCGCCTCTGAGATGGTCATGCGTGCCCGAGACTCTGTCTACCACCTGAGCTGCTTCACCTGCTCCACCTGCAACAAGACCCTGACTACAGGTGACCATTTTGGCATGAAGGACAGCCTTGTATACTGTCGCACCCACTTCGAGACCCTCTTGCAAGGGGAATACCCAGCGCCGCTGAACTACACCGAGCTGGCGGCCAAGGGCGGCGGCTTGGCCCTGCCTTACTTCAATGGCACCGGCACCGTGCAGAAGGGGCGGCCCCGGAAACGGAAAAGCCCAGCCCTGGGAGTGGACATCATCAATTACAACTCAG GTTGTAACGAGAACGAGGCTGACCACCTGGACCGTGACCAGCAGCCCTACCCACCCTCCCAGAAGACCAAGCGGATGCGCACCTCCTTCAAGCACCACCAGCTCCGGACCATGAAATCCTACTTTGCCATCAACCACAACCCGGATGCCAAGGACCTCAAGCAGCTCGCTCAGAAAACAGGCCTGACCAAAAGAGTTTTGCAG GTTTGGTTCCAAAACGCACGAGCCAAATTCAGAAGGAACCTTTTGCGGCAGGAGAATGGGGGTGTTGATAAAGCTGATGGCCCGTCGCTTCCAGCCCCGCCCTCAGCGGACAGCGGCGCGCGCACTCCGCCCGGCACAGCGACCACTTTAACAGACCTGACCAATCCCACTATCACTGTAGTGACATCCGTGACCTCTAACATGGACAGCCACGAATCCGGGAGCCCCTCACACACTACCTTAACGAACCTTTTCTAA
- the LHX9 gene encoding LIM/homeobox protein Lhx9 isoform X2 has protein sequence MEIVGCRAEDNACPFRPPAMLFHGISGGHIQGIMEEMERRSKTEARLAKGAQLNGRDAGMPPLSPEKPALCAGCGGKISDRYYLLAVDKQWHLRCLKCCECKLALESELTCFAKDGSIYCKEDYYRFSVQRCARCHLGISASEMVMRARDSVYHLSCFTCSTCNKTLTTGDHFGMKDSLVYCRTHFETLLQGEYPAPLNYTELAAKGGGLALPYFNGTGTVQKGRPRKRKSPALGVDIINYNSGCNENEADHLDRDQQPYPPSQKTKRMRTSFKHHQLRTMKSYFAINHNPDAKDLKQLAQKTGLTKRVLQVWFQNARAKFRRNLLRQENGGVDKADGPSLPAPPSADSGARTPPGTATTLTDLTNPTITVVTSVTSNMDSHESGSPSHTTLTNLF, from the exons ATGGAAATAGTGGGGTGCCGAGCAGAAGACAACGCGTGTCCCTTCCGCCCCCCAGCCATGCTCTTCCACGGGATCTCCGGAGGCCACATACAAGGCATCATGGAGGAGATGGAGCGCAGGTCCAAGACCGAGGCCCGCCTGGCCAAGGGCGCGCAGCTCAACGGCCGCGACGCG GGCATGCCTCCGCTGAGCCCTGAGAAGCCCGCCCTGTGCGCCGGCTGCGGGGGCAAGATCTCAGACAGGTACTACCTGCTGGCGGTGGACAAGCAGTGGCACCTGAGGTGCCTCAAGTGCTGCGAATGTAAACTGGCCCTGGAGTCCGAGCTCACCTGCTTCGCTAAGGACGGCAGCATTTACTGCAAGGAGGATTACTACAG GTTCTCTGTGCAGAGATGTGCCCGCTGCCACCTTGGCATCTCCGCCTCTGAGATGGTCATGCGTGCCCGAGACTCTGTCTACCACCTGAGCTGCTTCACCTGCTCCACCTGCAACAAGACCCTGACTACAGGTGACCATTTTGGCATGAAGGACAGCCTTGTATACTGTCGCACCCACTTCGAGACCCTCTTGCAAGGGGAATACCCAGCGCCGCTGAACTACACCGAGCTGGCGGCCAAGGGCGGCGGCTTGGCCCTGCCTTACTTCAATGGCACCGGCACCGTGCAGAAGGGGCGGCCCCGGAAACGGAAAAGCCCAGCCCTGGGAGTGGACATCATCAATTACAACTCAG GTTGTAACGAGAACGAGGCTGACCACCTGGACCGTGACCAGCAGCCCTACCCACCCTCCCAGAAGACCAAGCGGATGCGCACCTCCTTCAAGCACCACCAGCTCCGGACCATGAAATCCTACTTTGCCATCAACCACAACCCGGATGCCAAGGACCTCAAGCAGCTCGCTCAGAAAACAGGCCTGACCAAAAGAGTTTTGCAG GTTTGGTTCCAAAACGCACGAGCCAAATTCAGAAGGAACCTTTTGCGGCAGGAGAATGGGGGTGTTGATAAAGCTGATGGCCCGTCGCTTCCAGCCCCGCCCTCAGCGGACAGCGGCGCGCGCACTCCGCCCGGCACAGCGACCACTTTAACAGACCTGACCAATCCCACTATCACTGTAGTGACATCCGTGACCTCTAACATGGACAGCCACGAATCCGGGAGCCCCTCACACACTACCTTAACGAACCTTTTCTAA
- the LHX9 gene encoding LIM/homeobox protein Lhx9 isoform X4 produces the protein MEIVGCRAEDNACPFRPPAMLFHGISGGHIQGIMEEMERRSKTEARLAKGAQLNGRDAGMPPLSPEKPALCAGCGGKISDRYYLLAVDKQWHLRCLKCCECKLALESELTCFAKDGSIYCKEDYYRRFSVQRCARCHLGISASEMVMRARDSVYHLSCFTCSTCNKTLTTGDHFGMKDSLVYCRTHFETLLQGEYPAPLNYTELAAKGGGLALPYFNGTGTVQKGRPRKRKSPALGVDIINYNSGCNENEADHLDRDQQPYPPSQKTKRMRTSFKHHQLRTMKSYFAINHNPDAKDLKQLAQKTGLTKRVLQGEQILGHYSQTSRRLKIP, from the exons ATGGAAATAGTGGGGTGCCGAGCAGAAGACAACGCGTGTCCCTTCCGCCCCCCAGCCATGCTCTTCCACGGGATCTCCGGAGGCCACATACAAGGCATCATGGAGGAGATGGAGCGCAGGTCCAAGACCGAGGCCCGCCTGGCCAAGGGCGCGCAGCTCAACGGCCGCGACGCG GGCATGCCTCCGCTGAGCCCTGAGAAGCCCGCCCTGTGCGCCGGCTGCGGGGGCAAGATCTCAGACAGGTACTACCTGCTGGCGGTGGACAAGCAGTGGCACCTGAGGTGCCTCAAGTGCTGCGAATGTAAACTGGCCCTGGAGTCCGAGCTCACCTGCTTCGCTAAGGACGGCAGCATTTACTGCAAGGAGGATTACTACAG AAGGTTCTCTGTGCAGAGATGTGCCCGCTGCCACCTTGGCATCTCCGCCTCTGAGATGGTCATGCGTGCCCGAGACTCTGTCTACCACCTGAGCTGCTTCACCTGCTCCACCTGCAACAAGACCCTGACTACAGGTGACCATTTTGGCATGAAGGACAGCCTTGTATACTGTCGCACCCACTTCGAGACCCTCTTGCAAGGGGAATACCCAGCGCCGCTGAACTACACCGAGCTGGCGGCCAAGGGCGGCGGCTTGGCCCTGCCTTACTTCAATGGCACCGGCACCGTGCAGAAGGGGCGGCCCCGGAAACGGAAAAGCCCAGCCCTGGGAGTGGACATCATCAATTACAACTCAG GTTGTAACGAGAACGAGGCTGACCACCTGGACCGTGACCAGCAGCCCTACCCACCCTCCCAGAAGACCAAGCGGATGCGCACCTCCTTCAAGCACCACCAGCTCCGGACCATGAAATCCTACTTTGCCATCAACCACAACCCGGATGCCAAGGACCTCAAGCAGCTCGCTCAGAAAACAGGCCTGACCAAAAGAGTTTTGCAG GGAGAACAAATCTTGGGGCATTACAGCCAAACATCCCGACGTTTGAAAATTCCCTAA
- the LHX9 gene encoding LIM/homeobox protein Lhx9 isoform X1, whose protein sequence is MEIVGCRAEDNACPFRPPAMLFHGISGGHIQGIMEEMERRSKTEARLAKGAQLNGRDAGMPPLSPEKPALCAGCGGKISDRYYLLAVDKQWHLRCLKCCECKLALESELTCFAKDGSIYCKEDYYRRFSVQRCARCHLGISASEMVMRARDSVYHLSCFTCSTCNKTLTTGDHFGMKDSLVYCRTHFETLLQGEYPAPLNYTELAAKGGGLALPYFNGTGTVQKGRPRKRKSPALGVDIINYNSGCNENEADHLDRDQQPYPPSQKTKRMRTSFKHHQLRTMKSYFAINHNPDAKDLKQLAQKTGLTKRVLQVWFQNARAKFRRNLLRQENGGVDKADGPSLPAPPSADSGARTPPGTATTLTDLTNPTITVVTSVTSNMDSHESGSPSHTTLTNLF, encoded by the exons ATGGAAATAGTGGGGTGCCGAGCAGAAGACAACGCGTGTCCCTTCCGCCCCCCAGCCATGCTCTTCCACGGGATCTCCGGAGGCCACATACAAGGCATCATGGAGGAGATGGAGCGCAGGTCCAAGACCGAGGCCCGCCTGGCCAAGGGCGCGCAGCTCAACGGCCGCGACGCG GGCATGCCTCCGCTGAGCCCTGAGAAGCCCGCCCTGTGCGCCGGCTGCGGGGGCAAGATCTCAGACAGGTACTACCTGCTGGCGGTGGACAAGCAGTGGCACCTGAGGTGCCTCAAGTGCTGCGAATGTAAACTGGCCCTGGAGTCCGAGCTCACCTGCTTCGCTAAGGACGGCAGCATTTACTGCAAGGAGGATTACTACAG AAGGTTCTCTGTGCAGAGATGTGCCCGCTGCCACCTTGGCATCTCCGCCTCTGAGATGGTCATGCGTGCCCGAGACTCTGTCTACCACCTGAGCTGCTTCACCTGCTCCACCTGCAACAAGACCCTGACTACAGGTGACCATTTTGGCATGAAGGACAGCCTTGTATACTGTCGCACCCACTTCGAGACCCTCTTGCAAGGGGAATACCCAGCGCCGCTGAACTACACCGAGCTGGCGGCCAAGGGCGGCGGCTTGGCCCTGCCTTACTTCAATGGCACCGGCACCGTGCAGAAGGGGCGGCCCCGGAAACGGAAAAGCCCAGCCCTGGGAGTGGACATCATCAATTACAACTCAG GTTGTAACGAGAACGAGGCTGACCACCTGGACCGTGACCAGCAGCCCTACCCACCCTCCCAGAAGACCAAGCGGATGCGCACCTCCTTCAAGCACCACCAGCTCCGGACCATGAAATCCTACTTTGCCATCAACCACAACCCGGATGCCAAGGACCTCAAGCAGCTCGCTCAGAAAACAGGCCTGACCAAAAGAGTTTTGCAG GTTTGGTTCCAAAACGCACGAGCCAAATTCAGAAGGAACCTTTTGCGGCAGGAGAATGGGGGTGTTGATAAAGCTGATGGCCCGTCGCTTCCAGCCCCGCCCTCAGCGGACAGCGGCGCGCGCACTCCGCCCGGCACAGCGACCACTTTAACAGACCTGACCAATCCCACTATCACTGTAGTGACATCCGTGACCTCTAACATGGACAGCCACGAATCCGGGAGCCCCTCACACACTACCTTAACGAACCTTTTCTAA